In Stenotrophomonas sp. ASS1, the following proteins share a genomic window:
- a CDS encoding ATP-binding protein produces MSAANALVTAPLPPQPVLQALLERLREGLLLFTEDGQVALANPAAQNLLASGEGGGLPPPQRLRELLPPDALEQARQHGHWNGSLPLGEGVVIAHLYHHGPVGQGHFLALFRHIEGQEDYERELQQRHAELRQAYLRLNGTQEKLLQSEKMASIGQLAAGVAHEINNPIGYVHSNLGSLQEYLRSLFTVIEAYERALRAPDPKALIPEIDDIRDRLDIDFISRDLPQLMAESREGIERVTRIVRDLKDFSYSGRDESWKLVDLHAGLESTINIIWNELKYKVTLVREFGQLPLVECLPSELNQVYMNLLLNAGHAIAERGTITVRTGVDGDHVWVEFEDTGGGISPELRQRIFDPFFTTKPVGSGTGLGLSISYSIINKHHGRIDLDSTPGVGSRFRVVLPVKQPR; encoded by the coding sequence GTGTCCGCTGCCAACGCCCTGGTTACCGCCCCCCTTCCGCCGCAGCCGGTGCTGCAGGCGCTGCTTGAGCGCCTGCGCGAAGGGCTGCTGCTGTTCACCGAAGACGGGCAGGTGGCCCTGGCCAACCCGGCCGCGCAGAACCTGCTGGCCAGCGGTGAGGGCGGCGGCCTGCCACCGCCGCAGCGCCTGCGTGAACTGCTGCCGCCTGATGCATTGGAGCAGGCGCGCCAGCATGGTCACTGGAACGGCAGCCTGCCGCTGGGCGAGGGCGTGGTCATCGCCCATCTGTATCACCACGGCCCGGTCGGCCAGGGGCACTTCCTGGCGTTGTTCCGCCATATCGAAGGCCAGGAAGACTACGAACGCGAATTGCAGCAGCGTCATGCAGAGCTGCGGCAGGCCTACCTGCGCCTCAACGGTACCCAGGAAAAACTGCTGCAGTCGGAGAAGATGGCCTCGATCGGCCAGCTCGCCGCAGGCGTCGCGCACGAGATCAACAACCCGATCGGCTACGTGCACTCCAACCTGGGCAGCCTGCAGGAGTACCTGCGCAGCCTGTTCACCGTGATCGAAGCCTACGAGCGCGCATTGCGGGCGCCGGACCCGAAGGCGCTGATCCCGGAGATCGACGATATCCGTGACCGCCTGGACATCGATTTCATCAGCCGCGACCTGCCGCAGCTGATGGCCGAGTCGCGCGAAGGCATCGAGCGGGTGACGCGCATCGTGCGTGATCTGAAGGACTTCTCGTATTCCGGCCGCGACGAGTCGTGGAAGCTGGTCGACCTGCACGCGGGTCTGGAATCGACCATCAACATCATCTGGAACGAGCTGAAGTACAAGGTCACCCTGGTGCGGGAGTTCGGCCAGTTGCCGTTGGTGGAGTGCCTGCCGTCGGAATTGAACCAGGTCTACATGAACCTGCTGCTCAACGCCGGCCACGCCATCGCCGAGCGCGGCACGATCACGGTGCGTACCGGCGTCGATGGCGATCACGTGTGGGTCGAGTTTGAAGACACCGGCGGTGGCATCTCGCCGGAACTGCGCCAGCGCATCTTCGATCCGTTCTTCACCACCAAGCCGGTGGGCAGCGGTACCGGCCTGGGCCTGTCGATCTCCTACAGCATCATCAACAAGCACCACGGCCGCATCGACCTGGACAGTACCCCAGGCGTGGGTTCGCGTTTCCGCGTGGTGCTGCCGGTGAAGCAGCCGCGCTGA
- a CDS encoding EAL domain-containing protein has protein sequence MWNPNQPPVSIDDAPDRLGAGNPELQAMVAEAASGGTALMLMHVDIDHFASVNENMSAEVGDQALVLVAQRLQSYLRGRGKLWRHGSDEFLIAVPRTADVPLPEDFAEEIRQQMELPLSVLPYTLFMTGKLGVSLCPDHASSTSRLLDHAEDALYQAAREGGNAVRIHAVDTPPSAHSESIIARQIVDAIPNGELKLRYQPLVSARDGHVVGMEALLRWQSPTLGMLVPERFMRTAERLGIIVQIGTWVLEGALKQARLWRDQGFDDFTIAVNVSTLQLLRPNFFAEVMGLIQAAGVPAQMLTLEINESALTNNVNFVHETLANLRNEGISLSLDNFGTGDSSLSALVRYPVDKLKIDRSFIKSAPAGNREAAIARAIIAMGHQLGMTVIANGVESQAQLGFLRRNDCDVFQGYLFGEPMSADAAGMTLRRRYLRPEAFAETRPDRTLLLLDDEENVLRSLVRLFRRDGYRILAAGNVRDAFDLLAINDVQVILSDQRMSDMSGTEFLGRVKMLYPDTIRLVLSGYTDLNTVTDAINRGAIYRFLTKPWNDDELRKHIHQAFRTYEEQRRSNAGPAPVESGDGGEDRPLR, from the coding sequence ATGTGGAATCCCAACCAGCCCCCGGTCAGCATCGATGATGCCCCCGACCGCCTCGGCGCCGGCAACCCCGAGCTGCAGGCGATGGTCGCCGAAGCGGCCTCGGGCGGCACCGCACTGATGTTGATGCACGTGGACATCGACCACTTCGCCTCGGTCAACGAAAACATGAGCGCCGAGGTGGGTGACCAGGCCCTGGTGCTGGTGGCGCAGCGGTTGCAGTCCTACCTGCGTGGTCGCGGCAAGCTGTGGCGCCACGGCAGCGATGAGTTCCTGATCGCAGTGCCACGCACCGCCGACGTGCCATTGCCGGAGGACTTCGCAGAGGAGATCCGGCAGCAGATGGAGCTGCCGCTGTCGGTGCTGCCGTACACCTTGTTCATGACCGGCAAGCTGGGCGTCAGCCTGTGCCCGGACCATGCCAGCAGCACCTCGCGCCTGCTCGATCACGCCGAAGATGCGCTGTACCAGGCGGCCCGCGAAGGCGGCAACGCGGTGCGCATCCACGCCGTGGATACGCCACCGAGCGCGCACAGCGAAAGCATCATCGCCCGCCAGATCGTGGACGCCATTCCCAATGGTGAGCTGAAACTGCGTTACCAGCCGCTGGTCAGCGCCCGCGATGGCCACGTGGTCGGCATGGAAGCGCTGCTGCGCTGGCAGTCACCGACGCTTGGCATGCTGGTGCCGGAGCGCTTCATGCGCACCGCCGAGCGGCTGGGCATCATCGTGCAGATCGGCACCTGGGTGCTGGAAGGCGCACTGAAGCAGGCCCGCCTGTGGCGCGACCAGGGCTTCGACGACTTCACCATCGCGGTGAATGTCTCCACCCTGCAGCTGCTGCGGCCCAACTTCTTCGCTGAAGTCATGGGCCTGATCCAGGCCGCGGGCGTGCCGGCACAGATGCTGACGCTGGAGATCAACGAAAGCGCGCTGACCAACAACGTCAACTTCGTGCACGAGACGCTGGCCAATCTGCGCAACGAAGGCATCAGCCTGAGCCTGGACAATTTCGGCACCGGTGATTCCAGCCTGAGTGCACTGGTCCGCTACCCGGTGGACAAGCTCAAGATCGATCGCAGCTTCATCAAGAGCGCGCCGGCCGGCAACCGTGAGGCGGCCATCGCCCGCGCGATCATCGCCATGGGCCACCAGCTGGGAATGACCGTGATCGCCAACGGTGTGGAATCGCAGGCCCAGCTGGGCTTCCTGCGCCGCAACGACTGCGATGTGTTCCAGGGCTATCTGTTCGGCGAACCGATGTCGGCCGATGCCGCCGGCATGACCCTGCGCCGCCGCTACCTGCGTCCGGAAGCCTTTGCCGAGACCCGTCCCGACCGCACGCTGCTATTGCTGGACGACGAAGAGAACGTGCTGCGCTCGCTGGTGCGTCTGTTCCGTCGCGACGGCTACCGCATCCTGGCCGCCGGCAACGTGCGCGATGCGTTCGACCTGCTGGCAATCAATGACGTGCAGGTGATCCTGTCCGACCAGCGCATGAGCGACATGAGCGGCACCGAGTTTCTGGGCCGGGTGAAGATGCTGTACCCGGACACGATCCGCCTGGTGCTGTCCGGTTACACCGATCTGAACACCGTGACCGACGCGATCAACCGCGGTGCGATCTATCGCTTCCTGACCAAGCCGTGGAACGACGACGAGCTGCGCAAGCACATCCACCAGGCGTTCCGCACCTATGAGGAACAGCGCCGCAGCAACGCCGGTCCGGCGCCGGTGGAAAGCGGAGATGGCGGTGAGGATCGCCCATTGCGGTAA